A window of Raineyella sp. W15-4 contains these coding sequences:
- a CDS encoding NifB/NifX family molybdenum-iron cluster-binding protein yields the protein MNIAIPVTSDGQVEPRWGRAPMVAVATVDAGRITDWVVHQVGWDVAHDQGTEGSHHARIVRFLRENAVEAVVVDHMGQGMLHTLGKMGIPVIPARAADAREAVGQAVTTR from the coding sequence ATGAACATCGCGATCCCGGTCACCTCCGACGGTCAGGTCGAGCCCCGCTGGGGGCGGGCGCCGATGGTGGCGGTCGCCACCGTCGACGCCGGTCGGATCACCGACTGGGTGGTGCACCAGGTCGGCTGGGACGTCGCCCACGACCAGGGCACCGAGGGCTCCCACCACGCCCGGATCGTCCGGTTCCTCCGGGAGAACGCCGTCGAGGCGGTGGTGGTCGACCACATGGGGCAGGGCATGCTGCACACCCTGGGCAAGATGGGCATCCCGGTGATCCCCGCCCGCGCCGCCGATGCCCGGGAGGCGGTGGGTCAGGCGGTCACCACCCGCTGA
- a CDS encoding MFS transporter, with protein MVLKRYREVLGLPGAWRFSLAGVMARLPIGMTGLAMVILISSGYGSYALGGATTAAYVLAVAVGAPQLSRAVDRHGQSRVMLPAVTLSGLAGLGVAYAAAHHAPGAVLVVLAVVAGGAQGSMPTLVRARWTHVARNAGQLHTAFAMEAALDEIAFMVGPVLATGLATAVAAWLPLVLAASVQILGGWAFLAQRETEPPATGTPVRGAGTGSLLRIRVLWLVFAAYLMLGIVFGGVDVSTVAYAKELGRPSAAGPALLVFSLGSFVAGLVYGARRWRGAPWQHFAAGTVLIGLGAGSFFFATSIEMLALLMFLTGLTLSPTFVAGQTLVQHLVPAERVTEGFAWVATSINAGVSLGSSLAGVGLDRAGSAGGFGVTLTGAALALVVALAAAPTLRRRTV; from the coding sequence ATGGTGCTCAAGCGATACCGAGAAGTCCTAGGCCTACCCGGTGCGTGGCGGTTCTCCCTGGCGGGTGTGATGGCCCGCCTTCCGATCGGTATGACCGGTCTGGCGATGGTCATACTGATTTCTTCCGGTTATGGATCCTATGCCCTCGGCGGCGCCACCACAGCGGCGTACGTGCTCGCGGTCGCGGTCGGGGCGCCACAGCTCTCCCGTGCCGTGGACCGGCACGGACAGTCCCGGGTGATGCTGCCCGCGGTCACCCTCTCCGGGCTGGCCGGACTGGGAGTGGCGTACGCCGCCGCCCACCACGCCCCGGGTGCGGTGCTGGTCGTGCTGGCGGTCGTCGCCGGTGGGGCGCAGGGCTCGATGCCCACGCTGGTCCGGGCCCGGTGGACCCATGTGGCCCGCAATGCCGGGCAGCTGCACACCGCGTTCGCGATGGAGGCGGCGCTGGACGAGATCGCCTTCATGGTGGGGCCGGTGCTGGCCACCGGGCTGGCGACCGCGGTCGCCGCCTGGCTGCCGCTGGTCCTCGCCGCGAGCGTCCAGATCCTCGGCGGCTGGGCCTTCCTGGCCCAACGGGAGACCGAACCGCCGGCCACCGGGACCCCGGTCCGGGGCGCCGGCACCGGGTCGTTGCTGCGGATCCGGGTGCTGTGGCTGGTCTTCGCGGCGTACCTGATGCTGGGGATCGTCTTCGGCGGGGTGGACGTGTCCACAGTGGCGTACGCCAAGGAGCTGGGCCGGCCGTCCGCGGCGGGGCCGGCGCTGCTGGTGTTCTCCCTCGGCTCGTTCGTTGCCGGGCTCGTCTACGGCGCCCGCCGCTGGCGCGGGGCACCCTGGCAGCACTTCGCCGCCGGGACGGTGCTGATCGGCCTGGGCGCGGGGTCGTTCTTCTTCGCGACCTCGATCGAGATGCTGGCCCTGTTGATGTTCCTGACCGGGCTGACGCTGTCACCGACCTTCGTCGCCGGGCAGACACTGGTGCAGCACCTGGTGCCGGCCGAACGGGTCACCGAGGGGTTCGCCTGGGTCGCCACGTCGATCAACGCCGGGGTGTCCCTGGGGTCGAGCCTTGCCGGCGTCGGCCTGGACCGCGCCGGGTCCGCGGGCGGTTTCGGGGTGACGCTGACCGGCGCCGCGCTGGCCCTGGTGGTGGCCCTGGCGGCGGCGCCGACCCTGCGGCGGCGGACGGTCTGA
- a CDS encoding ATP-dependent helicase produces MSVPVGSGSALDRFAPATRRWFEDEFQRPTAAQEGAWRAISSGHHALVIAPTGSGKTLSAFLWAIDRLMLEPPAADDPPPARTRVLYISPLKALGVDVERNLRRPLAGIARVAAERGEEVREVRVGVRSGDTLPADRRRLVHDPPDILITTPESLYLMLTSSARDTLTGVGTVVVDEVHAVAGTKRGAHLALSLERLDDLLPAPAQRIGLSATVEPAAEVARFLAGGTPVEIVCPPSDKAWDLSITVPVPDLADLSRDRTADDDPERIHSIWPDIEERLVDLVLAHGSTLVFANSRRSAEKITTRMNELYAERLRAAGELGDDEDPPVLARSHHGSVAKEQRARIEADLKAGRLRCVVATSSLELGIDMGAIDLVIQVAAPFSVASGLQRVGRAGHRVGEVSRGIIFPTHRADLVHAAVVGRRMIAGAIEPIHVIAGPLDILAQQTVAACALGPIDVEAWWATVRRAAPFTDLPRSAFEATLDLLAGRYPSDEFAELRPRLVWDRDHGTLTGRPGAQRLAVTSGGTIPDRGLYPVYLVAGDESRGPRRVGELDEEMVFESRVGDIIALGATSWRIEEITPDRVAVSPAPGVPGRLPFWHGEDDGRPAVLGAAMGAYVRELDGRVAGAGEPAVRGELREAGLDAWAADNLLDYLRDQRRATGVLPADDRLVVERFRDELGDWRVVCHSPYGKPVNAPWALAVARRVRERYGVDPQVMAADDGIVLRVAATDATPPDDSLFRFDPDELVRTVTAEAEHSALFAARFRECAARALLLPHRDPGKRSPLWQQRHRSAQLLRVAARYPAFPIVLEALREVLLDAYDLPALRTLQTRIERREVTMVPVETVKPSPFAASLLLGYVGQFLYDADVPLAERRAAALGLDQKLLGELLGSAELADLLDPAVIDLVEAELQHTADDRRLRGVEGVADLLRLLGPLTTDEIAVRAVPVAVGAGVVGEVAEMVEAATAYVTALVDAGRAIRVGVGGRPRIAAVEDAARLRDALGTVLPVGIPAAHLAAVADPVGDLVARFARTHGPFVVPDLAAALGLGPAVVQRTVHRLVEEGRIVAGEFRRRPATPEAYASSQYIDAEVLRVVRRRSLAALRAQVRPVAGDRYAAFLQVWQHVGGGNRLSGAEGLLAVVDQLAGIRLPASAWESLVLPARLDDWSPGLLDGLVASGEVIWVGDGPLTGGDGWLTLHLADAGDLTLPQDLAERAEALTDPLARRIHGLLRERGGAFLVEEILAALERQDAERGPASVPSSPEPGDPGAAAPGPDGEPTPLTVAGVAEAVTTLAWTGLVTSDTYTSVRAMLRAGQGTHRTPSTPTRGRPGRPGRLRLRSPAMAPRSPLPGRWSVVRPRPLDATVRATELAQLLLDRHGVVTRGGVELEGLAGGFAALYRVLTALEENGRCRRGYFVADLGPAQFAEAGTVDLLRRAEAPGAVLLAATDPSNPYGAALAWPELPGGAAGGSRPGRRSGALVVLVSGAPVLFLERGGRTLLAFDDDRQRLAEAAAALAAGVQRGAVDTLSIETVNGEPAMAVAGAPATVRAALVEAGAYTSPKAVRLRRT; encoded by the coding sequence ATGTCCGTGCCCGTCGGTTCCGGTTCCGCGCTCGACCGGTTCGCGCCCGCGACCCGGCGGTGGTTCGAGGACGAGTTCCAGCGGCCGACCGCTGCCCAGGAGGGCGCCTGGCGGGCGATCAGCTCCGGCCACCATGCTCTGGTGATCGCCCCGACCGGCTCGGGCAAGACGCTGTCCGCCTTCCTGTGGGCGATCGACCGGCTGATGCTGGAGCCACCCGCCGCGGACGATCCGCCACCGGCCCGCACCCGGGTCCTCTACATCTCCCCGCTCAAGGCCCTCGGCGTCGACGTCGAGCGCAACCTGCGCCGTCCCCTGGCCGGGATCGCCCGGGTCGCCGCCGAACGTGGTGAGGAGGTCCGCGAGGTCCGGGTGGGCGTACGGTCCGGTGACACCCTGCCCGCCGACCGCCGCCGGCTGGTGCACGACCCGCCCGACATCCTGATCACCACCCCCGAGTCGCTCTACCTGATGCTCACCTCGTCGGCCCGCGACACCCTCACCGGCGTCGGGACGGTGGTCGTCGACGAGGTCCACGCCGTCGCCGGCACCAAGCGCGGCGCACACCTGGCGCTCTCCCTGGAGCGGCTCGACGACCTGCTGCCCGCGCCGGCGCAACGGATCGGCCTGTCCGCCACCGTCGAACCGGCTGCGGAGGTGGCCCGCTTCCTCGCCGGCGGAACGCCGGTCGAGATCGTCTGCCCACCCTCCGACAAGGCCTGGGACCTCAGCATCACGGTGCCGGTGCCGGACCTGGCCGACCTCTCCCGGGACCGTACGGCCGACGACGACCCGGAGCGGATCCACTCCATCTGGCCCGACATCGAGGAGCGGCTGGTCGATCTCGTGCTGGCCCACGGCTCCACCCTGGTGTTCGCCAACTCCCGGCGCTCCGCGGAGAAGATCACCACCCGGATGAACGAGCTGTACGCCGAACGGCTGCGTGCCGCCGGCGAGCTCGGTGACGACGAGGACCCGCCGGTGCTCGCCCGGTCCCACCACGGGTCGGTCGCCAAGGAACAGCGGGCCCGGATCGAGGCCGACCTCAAGGCCGGCCGGCTGCGCTGCGTGGTGGCCACCAGCTCGCTCGAGCTCGGCATCGACATGGGCGCCATCGACCTGGTCATCCAGGTGGCCGCCCCGTTCTCGGTCGCCTCCGGGCTGCAGCGGGTCGGCCGCGCCGGGCACCGGGTCGGGGAGGTCTCCCGGGGCATCATCTTCCCCACCCACCGTGCCGATCTCGTCCACGCCGCCGTGGTCGGGCGGCGGATGATCGCCGGTGCGATCGAACCGATCCACGTCATCGCCGGGCCGCTGGACATCCTCGCCCAGCAGACCGTCGCCGCCTGCGCCCTCGGACCGATCGACGTGGAGGCGTGGTGGGCCACCGTCCGGCGGGCCGCCCCGTTCACCGACCTGCCGCGCAGCGCCTTCGAGGCGACCCTCGACCTGCTGGCCGGCCGCTACCCCTCCGACGAGTTCGCCGAGCTGCGCCCGCGGCTGGTCTGGGACCGTGATCACGGCACGCTGACCGGCCGGCCCGGAGCGCAGCGGCTGGCGGTGACCAGCGGCGGCACCATCCCGGACCGCGGTCTCTACCCGGTCTACCTGGTGGCCGGGGACGAGTCGCGGGGCCCGCGCCGGGTCGGCGAACTCGACGAGGAGATGGTGTTCGAGTCCCGGGTCGGCGACATCATCGCGCTGGGCGCCACCAGCTGGCGGATCGAGGAGATCACCCCCGACCGGGTCGCGGTGTCGCCGGCACCCGGGGTCCCGGGCCGGCTGCCGTTCTGGCACGGCGAGGACGACGGGCGCCCGGCCGTGCTCGGCGCGGCGATGGGGGCGTACGTCCGGGAGCTCGACGGTCGGGTCGCGGGCGCGGGGGAGCCGGCGGTCCGCGGGGAGCTCCGCGAGGCCGGTCTGGACGCCTGGGCCGCGGACAACCTGCTGGACTACCTGCGCGACCAGCGCCGGGCCACCGGCGTGCTGCCGGCCGACGACCGGCTGGTGGTCGAGCGGTTCCGTGACGAGCTGGGCGACTGGCGGGTGGTCTGCCACAGCCCGTACGGCAAGCCGGTCAACGCGCCCTGGGCGCTGGCGGTGGCCCGGCGGGTCCGGGAACGGTACGGCGTCGACCCCCAGGTGATGGCCGCCGACGACGGCATCGTGCTGCGGGTCGCGGCGACCGACGCCACCCCGCCCGACGACTCGCTGTTCCGCTTCGACCCCGACGAGCTGGTCCGGACGGTGACCGCCGAGGCCGAGCACTCGGCGCTGTTCGCCGCCCGGTTCCGGGAGTGCGCGGCCCGGGCGCTGCTGCTGCCGCACCGCGACCCCGGGAAGCGGTCACCGTTGTGGCAGCAGCGGCACCGGTCCGCCCAGCTGCTCCGGGTCGCGGCCCGCTATCCGGCCTTCCCGATCGTGCTGGAGGCGTTGCGGGAGGTCCTCCTCGACGCGTACGACCTGCCGGCGCTGCGCACCCTGCAGACACGGATCGAGCGCCGCGAGGTCACCATGGTGCCGGTAGAGACGGTGAAGCCCTCGCCGTTCGCCGCCTCGCTGCTGCTGGGCTACGTCGGCCAGTTCCTCTACGACGCGGACGTGCCGCTGGCCGAACGGCGGGCCGCCGCGCTCGGTCTGGACCAGAAGCTGCTCGGTGAGCTGCTGGGCAGCGCCGAGCTGGCGGACCTGCTGGACCCGGCGGTGATCGACCTGGTCGAGGCCGAGCTCCAGCACACCGCGGATGATCGGCGGCTCCGCGGCGTCGAGGGCGTGGCGGACCTGCTGCGGCTGCTCGGGCCGCTCACCACCGACGAGATCGCCGTCCGGGCCGTCCCGGTGGCGGTCGGTGCCGGCGTGGTCGGTGAGGTGGCCGAGATGGTCGAGGCGGCCACGGCATACGTCACCGCGTTGGTGGACGCCGGCCGGGCGATCCGGGTCGGGGTCGGCGGCCGGCCGCGGATCGCCGCGGTGGAGGATGCCGCGCGGCTGCGGGACGCGCTCGGGACCGTGCTGCCGGTCGGGATCCCGGCCGCCCACCTGGCCGCCGTGGCCGATCCGGTGGGGGATCTGGTGGCCCGGTTCGCCCGCACCCACGGGCCGTTCGTCGTCCCGGACCTGGCGGCGGCGCTGGGGCTGGGGCCCGCGGTGGTGCAGCGTACGGTGCACCGGCTGGTCGAGGAGGGGCGGATCGTGGCCGGCGAGTTCCGGCGCCGGCCGGCCACCCCGGAGGCGTACGCCTCCTCCCAGTACATCGACGCCGAGGTGCTCCGGGTGGTCCGCCGCCGCTCGCTGGCGGCGCTGCGGGCGCAGGTCCGGCCGGTCGCCGGTGACCGCTATGCCGCCTTCCTCCAGGTCTGGCAGCACGTCGGTGGCGGCAATCGGCTCTCCGGTGCCGAGGGCCTCCTCGCCGTGGTCGACCAGCTCGCCGGGATCCGGCTGCCCGCCTCCGCCTGGGAGTCCCTGGTGCTGCCCGCCCGCCTCGACGACTGGAGCCCCGGCCTGCTCGACGGGCTGGTGGCCTCCGGCGAGGTGATCTGGGTGGGCGACGGCCCGCTCACCGGCGGCGACGGCTGGCTCACCCTGCACCTCGCCGACGCCGGCGACCTCACCCTGCCCCAGGACCTGGCGGAACGCGCCGAGGCACTCACCGACCCGCTGGCCCGGCGGATCCACGGGCTGCTGCGGGAGCGCGGCGGGGCGTTCCTGGTCGAGGAGATCCTGGCGGCCCTCGAGCGTCAGGACGCGGAGCGCGGACCGGCGTCGGTGCCGAGTTCCCCGGAGCCGGGCGACCCCGGCGCGGCCGCCCCGGGCCCGGACGGAGAACCGACCCCCCTGACGGTCGCCGGCGTCGCCGAGGCGGTGACCACGCTGGCCTGGACCGGGCTGGTCACCTCCGACACGTACACCTCGGTGCGGGCGATGCTGCGGGCCGGGCAGGGCACGCACCGCACCCCGTCCACCCCGACCCGGGGTCGTCCCGGGCGCCCGGGACGGTTGCGGCTGCGGTCGCCGGCGATGGCGCCGCGCTCCCCGCTGCCGGGGAGATGGTCGGTGGTCCGTCCGCGGCCCCTGGACGCCACGGTCCGGGCGACCGAACTCGCCCAGCTGCTGCTCGATCGGCACGGCGTGGTCACCCGGGGCGGGGTGGAGCTGGAGGGGCTGGCCGGCGGATTCGCCGCGCTGTACCGGGTGCTGACCGCCCTGGAGGAGAACGGCCGGTGCCGGCGCGGCTACTTCGTCGCCGACCTGGGACCGGCGCAGTTCGCCGAGGCCGGGACCGTCGACCTGCTGCGCCGCGCCGAGGCGCCGGGCGCGGTGTTGCTGGCGGCGACCGATCCGTCCAACCCGTACGGTGCGGCGCTGGCCTGGCCCGAGCTCCCCGGCGGCGCCGCCGGTGGCTCCCGGCCGGGTCGGCGGTCCGGTGCCCTGGTCGTGCTGGTCTCGGGGGCCCCGGTGCTGTTCCTGGAGCGCGGGGGACGTACGCTGCTCGCCTTCGACGACGACCGGCAGCGGCTGGCGGAGGCCGCTGCGGCCCTCGCCGCCGGGGTGCAGCGCGGCGCCGTCGACACGCTCTCGATCGAGACGGTGAACGGCGAGCCGGCGATGGCGGTGGCCGGTGCACCGGCCACCGTCCGGGCCGCGCTGGTGGAGGCCGGCGCCTACACCTCGCCGAAGGCGGTCCGGCTGCGCCGGACCTGA
- a CDS encoding HIT family protein produces MATVFTRIINGELPGRFVYRDDTVVAFLSIGPVAWGHTLVVPIQEVDQWVHADPALWAHLTEVSQLVGRAMVEVTGASRAGLLIAGFEVPHLHIHVFGADDMGGYTLRAIEVPEAEMDRAATELRAALRALGAGACVPA; encoded by the coding sequence ATGGCAACTGTCTTCACGCGCATCATCAACGGTGAACTGCCCGGCCGCTTCGTCTACCGCGACGACACCGTGGTCGCCTTCCTGTCCATCGGGCCGGTGGCCTGGGGGCACACCCTGGTCGTCCCGATCCAGGAGGTCGACCAGTGGGTCCACGCCGATCCGGCGCTGTGGGCCCACCTCACCGAGGTGTCGCAGCTCGTCGGCCGGGCCATGGTGGAGGTCACCGGTGCCTCCCGGGCCGGCCTGCTGATCGCCGGCTTCGAGGTGCCGCACCTGCACATCCACGTGTTCGGCGCCGACGACATGGGGGGCTACACCCTGCGGGCGATCGAGGTGCCCGAGGCGGAGATGGATCGCGCGGCCACCGAGTTGCGTGCGGCGCTCCGGGCCCTCGGCGCCGGGGCGTGCGTCCCGGCCTGA
- a CDS encoding HU family DNA-binding protein, protein MNRTELVAAVAERAGLSKEDANRAITALDDVLQEAARGGQKVQIPGLLTLEVVDRAARSGRNPRTGETMEIAAKRAVRLTPGAALKRAANGEE, encoded by the coding sequence ATGAACCGCACCGAACTCGTGGCCGCCGTCGCCGAGCGCGCCGGACTGTCCAAGGAAGACGCCAACCGCGCCATCACCGCCCTCGACGACGTCCTCCAGGAGGCCGCCCGCGGGGGGCAGAAGGTCCAGATCCCCGGCCTGCTGACCCTCGAGGTCGTCGATCGCGCCGCCCGCAGCGGCCGCAACCCCCGCACCGGCGAGACCATGGAGATCGCCGCCAAGCGGGCCGTCCGGCTCACCCCGGGCGCCGCGCTGAAGCGCGCCGCCAACGGCGAGGAGTGA
- a CDS encoding glycogen/starch/alpha-glucan phosphorylase, translating into MPDQLQQTTGGTTPADESPTIDHRVYGPAFKPTHPYALAPVKSPPHSVDGFVQAFLGELNTTQGVALSHSSINDQYLALAGTVRQYLMARWLETSRKTHEAKAKTVGYLSAEYLLGRQLGNALMASDLNEIAAKGLQQCGIDLATLRSQEVEPGLGNGGLGRLAACFIDSLATMNVPCIGYGIRYEYGIFRQTFVDGRQVEQPDTWLALGSPWEFPHPEESVQVNFGGYTEKSVDADGRERTSWVPAWNVLGVPYNYMVPGYLNGRVNPLRLWSAQATKAFDLSIFNSGDYAEAVRAQTFAENISKVLYPEDSTPQGKELRLQQQYFFVACSLRDFIDHELEEGFDLHDLPDRIIFQLNDTHPVIAVPELMRILIDERGFGWEEAWQVTHRCFAYTCHTLLPEALEVWSTDLLGRLLPRHLEIIYGINERFLAEVREAFPGDELRVGRMSIITEYPDRGVRMAHLATVAATKVNGVAELHSQLLRDKVLPDFSALWPERFTNVTNGVTPRRFVKMANPKLSEVISDAIGSGWVTDLERLDELETYALDEDFLAAFREAKDWNKHRLTTLLRSRDEIDLPDDHLLDVMVKRLHEYKRQTLKLLHVVSLYEQVLSGKLAAADLTPRTVVFGAKAAPGYRMAKDIIHLINKVARTINADRRLEGRLKIAFPANYNVTLAEKLIPAADLSEQISLAGMEASGTGNMKFALNGALTIGTDDGANVEIRRLVGDENFFLFGMTEPEVSALGARGYDPGEYYQANEQLKAAIDLINAGTFSDGDRGMFDSVTMSLTQNDRFMALADFQAYVDAQAKVEEKYADTQAWTRSAVLNVARCGYFSSDRSMRDYIRNIWHTQPML; encoded by the coding sequence ATGCCCGACCAGCTGCAGCAGACAACCGGCGGTACCACCCCGGCCGACGAGTCGCCCACGATCGATCACCGGGTGTACGGCCCGGCGTTCAAGCCCACGCACCCGTACGCCCTGGCGCCGGTCAAGTCGCCGCCGCACTCGGTCGACGGGTTCGTCCAGGCGTTCCTGGGCGAGCTGAACACGACCCAGGGGGTGGCGCTGTCGCACTCCAGCATCAACGACCAGTACCTGGCGCTGGCGGGCACGGTCCGCCAGTACCTGATGGCCCGCTGGCTGGAAACGAGCCGCAAGACGCACGAGGCCAAGGCGAAGACGGTCGGCTACCTCTCCGCGGAGTACCTGCTCGGCCGTCAGCTCGGCAACGCCCTGATGGCGTCCGATCTCAACGAGATCGCCGCGAAGGGTCTCCAGCAGTGCGGTATCGACCTGGCCACCCTGCGCAGCCAGGAGGTGGAGCCCGGCCTCGGCAACGGCGGCCTCGGGCGGCTCGCCGCGTGTTTCATCGACTCGCTCGCCACGATGAACGTGCCGTGCATCGGCTACGGCATCCGCTACGAGTACGGCATCTTCCGCCAGACCTTCGTGGACGGCCGCCAGGTCGAGCAGCCGGACACCTGGCTCGCGCTCGGCTCGCCGTGGGAGTTCCCGCATCCCGAGGAATCGGTGCAGGTGAACTTCGGCGGCTACACCGAGAAGAGCGTCGACGCGGACGGCCGCGAGCGGACCAGCTGGGTGCCCGCCTGGAACGTGCTCGGCGTGCCGTACAACTACATGGTCCCCGGCTACCTCAACGGCCGGGTCAACCCGCTGCGGCTGTGGAGCGCGCAGGCCACGAAGGCCTTCGACCTGTCGATCTTCAACTCCGGCGACTACGCCGAGGCGGTCCGGGCCCAGACCTTCGCCGAGAACATCTCCAAGGTGCTCTACCCCGAGGACTCCACCCCGCAGGGCAAGGAGCTGCGCCTCCAGCAGCAGTACTTCTTCGTCGCCTGCTCGCTGCGCGACTTCATCGACCACGAGCTGGAGGAGGGCTTCGACCTCCACGACCTGCCCGACCGGATCATCTTCCAGCTCAACGACACCCACCCGGTGATCGCGGTGCCGGAGCTGATGCGGATCCTGATCGACGAGCGCGGCTTCGGCTGGGAGGAGGCCTGGCAGGTCACCCACCGATGTTTCGCCTACACCTGCCACACGCTGCTGCCGGAGGCGCTGGAGGTGTGGTCGACCGACCTGCTCGGCCGGCTGCTCCCCCGCCACCTGGAGATCATCTACGGCATCAACGAGCGCTTCCTCGCCGAGGTCCGTGAGGCCTTCCCGGGTGACGAGCTGCGCGTCGGGCGGATGTCGATCATCACCGAGTACCCCGACCGGGGCGTCCGGATGGCCCACCTGGCCACCGTCGCCGCGACCAAGGTCAACGGTGTCGCCGAACTGCACAGCCAGCTGCTGCGCGACAAGGTGCTGCCGGACTTCTCCGCGCTGTGGCCGGAGCGGTTCACCAACGTCACCAACGGCGTCACGCCGCGCCGATTCGTCAAGATGGCCAACCCCAAGCTGTCCGAGGTGATCAGCGACGCGATCGGTTCCGGCTGGGTCACCGACCTGGAGCGCCTGGACGAGCTCGAGACGTACGCCCTGGACGAGGACTTCCTGGCCGCCTTCCGCGAGGCCAAGGACTGGAACAAGCACCGGTTGACCACTCTCCTGCGCAGCCGCGACGAGATCGACCTGCCCGACGATCACCTGCTCGACGTGATGGTCAAGCGCCTGCACGAGTACAAGCGCCAGACCCTGAAGCTGCTGCACGTCGTGTCGCTCTACGAGCAGGTGCTCTCCGGCAAGCTGGCGGCCGCCGACCTGACGCCGCGCACCGTGGTGTTCGGCGCGAAGGCCGCCCCCGGCTACCGGATGGCGAAGGACATCATCCACCTGATCAACAAGGTGGCCCGGACCATCAACGCCGACCGCCGCCTCGAGGGGCGGCTCAAGATCGCCTTCCCGGCGAACTACAACGTCACCCTCGCCGAGAAGCTGATCCCGGCTGCGGACCTGTCCGAGCAGATCTCCCTGGCCGGGATGGAGGCCTCCGGCACCGGCAACATGAAGTTCGCCCTCAACGGTGCCCTGACGATCGGCACCGACGACGGCGCGAACGTGGAGATCCGCCGGCTGGTCGGCGACGAGAACTTCTTCCTGTTCGGGATGACCGAGCCGGAGGTCTCCGCGCTCGGTGCTCGCGGCTACGACCCGGGCGAGTACTACCAGGCCAACGAGCAGCTGAAGGCCGCGATCGACCTGATCAACGCGGGCACCTTCAGTGACGGTGACCGCGGCATGTTCGACTCGGTGACCATGTCACTGACCCAGAACGACCGGTTCATGGCGCTGGCCGACTTCCAGGCGTACGTCGACGCCCAGGCGAAGGTCGAGGAGAAGTACGCCGACACGCAGGCGTGGACCCGCTCCGCGGTGCTCAACGTCGCCCGCTGCGGCTACTTCAGCTCCGACCGTTCGATGCGGGACTACATCCGCAACATCTGGCACACCCAGCCGATGCTCTGA
- a CDS encoding MFS transporter, with the protein MSSPSRHRRPRLWPLYAGGFLGPFGGAVTNTMLPELAHGLGTDLTSASAAVTWYMLPFCFTLLVSGSLAQRWGRGRTIRGGYAVYLVASVVCILAQNLPAAATVPVFMAGRAVQGIGNAFTTPVLVSLLSEFVPAERLGRSLGVFASMQAAGQAFSPLVGGVAADTDYRFAFVVTGVAALVLGLVTPSGQAGSGRAGAPTNWRALANPRVAQSSTIAFAAQLSATGVTVLAALIATDRFGLSPTARGLVVAFYGVAGLVSGNLAGRLADTWGIRRFGILSLLLLGIAMALTGLVPWLALLVLLVGAIGAAGTASRILTNTLALRSTPENAGGATSVTMAVQFLGSAVVPVLLPLYAVTPLLATATAGGVSALGALVAALPVRPARPGSGR; encoded by the coding sequence ATGTCCTCGCCGAGCCGCCACCGCCGTCCCCGCCTCTGGCCGTTGTACGCCGGGGGGTTCCTCGGGCCGTTCGGCGGTGCGGTGACGAACACGATGCTCCCGGAGCTGGCGCACGGCCTGGGCACCGATCTGACCTCGGCGTCCGCGGCGGTGACCTGGTACATGCTGCCGTTCTGTTTCACCCTGCTGGTCTCCGGATCGCTCGCCCAACGGTGGGGACGGGGTCGTACGATCCGCGGCGGGTACGCCGTCTACCTGGTGGCGTCGGTGGTCTGCATCCTCGCCCAGAACCTTCCCGCCGCCGCGACGGTGCCGGTGTTCATGGCGGGTCGGGCGGTCCAGGGCATCGGCAACGCCTTCACCACCCCGGTGCTGGTGTCGCTGCTGAGCGAGTTCGTCCCCGCCGAACGGCTCGGCCGGTCGCTGGGCGTCTTCGCCTCCATGCAGGCGGCGGGCCAGGCATTCAGCCCACTGGTCGGCGGTGTGGCCGCCGACACCGACTATCGGTTCGCCTTCGTGGTCACCGGCGTCGCCGCGCTGGTGCTGGGCCTGGTGACCCCGTCCGGGCAGGCGGGCAGCGGCCGGGCCGGGGCGCCGACGAACTGGCGGGCGCTGGCCAACCCCCGGGTGGCGCAGTCCTCGACGATCGCCTTCGCCGCGCAGCTGAGCGCCACCGGGGTGACCGTACTGGCGGCGTTGATCGCCACCGACCGGTTCGGGCTCTCGCCGACCGCCCGGGGCCTGGTGGTGGCGTTCTACGGTGTCGCCGGCCTGGTCAGCGGCAACCTCGCCGGGCGGCTCGCGGACACCTGGGGGATCCGTCGGTTCGGCATCCTCTCGCTGCTCCTGCTGGGGATCGCGATGGCGCTGACCGGCCTCGTCCCCTGGCTCGCCCTGTTGGTGCTACTGGTGGGTGCCATCGGTGCCGCCGGCACGGCCAGCCGGATCCTCACCAACACCCTGGCGCTGCGCAGCACGCCGGAGAACGCCGGCGGGGCCACCTCGGTGACGATGGCGGTCCAGTTCCTCGGCTCGGCGGTGGTCCCGGTGCTGCTCCCGCTGTACGCGGTCACCCCGCTGCTGGCCACCGCGACCGCCGGCGGGGTCTCCGCCCTCGGCGCCCTGGTCGCCGCCCTCCCGGTGCGTCCGGCCCGGCCGGGATCGGGCCGCTGA